In one window of Lathyrus oleraceus cultivar Zhongwan6 unplaced genomic scaffold, CAAS_Psat_ZW6_1.0 chrUn1149, whole genome shotgun sequence DNA:
- the LOC127115122 gene encoding uncharacterized protein LOC127115122, whose amino-acid sequence MAFDFPDVFCWIQNLPPISEWETNSISLNISSSTTAQPFLNLTISKIHESSKLSFIIVADFNNIQIHLWTSKPFKPKSKTIHLLDQETVSNLFVNFIQDILRYGSNRNNPFIRFPNLDSVPNVPNIFNVTFFTLLFLVCIYESPRDHRDPFIGVLKDHLTSFQSRQASNLLMKLLGSNLQEQWMRSVNLGITNWVGELEEQYQNMFRTPSSMLSYAFSTFGMWKVQVYCPAVCMDVEKSESHPHERLQFSLKYHQVESVFQFNYKVDVKEEWVEIMVNVDNIRCDVTKLVNDSLVKERGAGAAEKHFPSRISLQLTPTLQDKVVSLSVGKSTDNPKKEIGTDKGIEASIEPSTHIGLKVSSGESTTVSLKPWKFEQSVYGYSANMNWFLHDSMDGKEVFSSKPSKCALINPKSWFKNRYSSAYRPFTRQGGVIFAGDEYGERVWWKVDKSAIGKTMEWEIRGWIWLTYWPNKRVTLYNETRRLEFREIVNLDVA is encoded by the exons ATGGCTTTCGATTTTCCTGATGTATTTTGCTGGATTCAAAATCTTCCACCAATCTCAGAATGGGAAACAAATTCAATCTCTCTAAACATATCTTCTTCAACCACAGCACAACCATTTCTCAATCTTACAATATCCAAAATTCATGAATCCTCAAAACTGTCTTTTATAATTGTTGCTGACTTCAATAATATTCAGATTCATCTTTGGACTTCAAAACCATTTAAACCAAAATCAAAAACCATCCATTTATTAGACCAAGAAACCGTTTCAAATCTCTTTGTTAATTTCATTCAAGACATACTTCGTTATGGTTCAAACAGAAACAACCCTTTTATAAGATTTCCAAATCTTGATTCTGTTCCAAACGTACCAAACATTTTCAACGTCACTTTCTTCACTCTTTTGTTCCTTGTTTGTATATATGAATCTCCTAGAGATCATCGCGATCCATTTATCGGTGTTTTGAAAGATCATTTAACTAGTTTTCAATCAAGACAAGCTTCGAATTTACTTATGAAACTCTTGGGTTCGAATTTGCAAGAACAGTGGATGCGTTCTGTGAACCTTGGAATAACTAATTGGGTTGGTGAACTTGAAGAACAATATCAAAACATGTTCAGAACACCATCTTCTATGCTTTCTTATGCTTTTTCAACATTTGGGATGTGGAAAGTGCAAGTTTATTGTCCTGCTGTTTGTATGGATGTTGAGAAATCGGAAAGTCATCCACATGAGAGACTTCAATTCTCTCTTAAGTATCATCAAGTTGAAAGTGTTTTTCAGTTCAATTATAAAGTTGATGTCAAAGAGGAATGGGTTGAAATCATGGTCAATGTTGATAACATAAG GTGTGATGTTACTAAATTGGTGAACGATTCTCTAGTAAAAGAAAGAGGAGCAGGTGCAGCTGAAAAACATTTTCCATCAAGAATATCATTACAACTAACACCAACTCTTCAAGATAAAGTTGTGAGTTTATCCGTAGGAAAATCCACAGATAATCCAAAAAAAGAAATAGGCACTGACAAAGGTATAGAAGCTTCAATTGAACCATCAACTCACATAGGACTCAAAGTATCATCTGGAGAATCAACAACAGTCAGTTTAAAGCCCTGGAAATTTGAACAATCAGTCTATGGATATAGTGCAAATATGAACTGGTTTCTTCATGATAGTATGGATGGTAAAGAAGTGTTTTCATCAAAGCCTTCAAAATGTGCATTGATTAATCCAAAATCATGGTTCAAAAATCGTTACTCAAGTGCTTATAGACCTTTTACTAGACAAGGTGGTGTTATTTTTGCTGGTGATGAATATGGTGAAAGAGTTTGGTGGAAAGTTGATAAAAGTGCTATCGGGAAAACAATGGAATGGGAAATAAGAGGTTGGATATGGTTAACTTATTGGCCTAATAAAAGAGTTACATTGTATAATGAAACTAGGAGGTTGGAGTTTCGTGAAATTGTTAATCTTGATGTTGCTTAA